A region of the Coleofasciculus sp. FACHB-T130 genome:
AAGACCAGCAGTTCTCAATTTTGTTGAGGTCGGGGGAGTAAGGTGGTATAGCATTACACAGATGCGTTAGGACGTTATTCTAGGGAGAGAAGAGGACTCAGGAGTCACCATGCCTGCTCCCTACACCTATGACCTGCGCCAAAAAGCAATCGAAGCGGTTAAACGAGGAGAACGCAAAACAAACGTAGCGAAGATGTTTAACATCAGTCGTAATAGCCTAGACCTATGGCTGAAGCGGGAAGCACAAACGGGGGATTGTCAAGCCATCACCCACTTTCAAAAAGGCTGTCGCCATAAAATTACTGATTGGGAACGCTTTCGAGCGTTTGCTCAACAGTATGGAGGCAAGACCCAGGCGCAGATGGCGAAGCTGTGGGGCGATAAAGTGACGCAGCAAAACATCAGCCATGCCCTAAAAAAGATTGGTTTGACCCGTAAAAAAAAACATATGGGTATCGAGAACCGGATGAGTCCAAGCGTCAAGCCTTTCAAGCCCGATTGAAGCGTATCCCCTATCCTCAAGTCGTATACGTGGATGAAGCAGGCATCGATAACCGAGATGACTATCCCTATGGCTACTGCCAGAGGGGAAAACGCTTCTATGCCCTCAAGTGTGGCAAACGCACTGGGCGAGTCAGTTGGATTGCCGCACTCAAACTCGGAAAGTTATTTGCACCGATGACCTTTGTCGGCTCCTGTAATCGGGACTTGTTTGAGCAGTGGTTAGGAGAGTGTCTGGTCCCGCAATTGCACCCAGGGGATGTGATTGTCATTGATAATGCTAGTTTCCACCATTCTCAGACGATTGAGGAAATTGTCACAGAAGCCGGGTGTGAAATCTGGTATCTGCCTCCCTATTCTCCAGACTTGAACAAGATCGAGCATTGGTGGAGTGTGCTGAAAAATTGGATGCGGCAACGCTGGGATGAGTTTGATAGCGTTCGCGA
Encoded here:
- a CDS encoding IS630 family transposase (programmed frameshift); translation: MPAPYTYDLRQKAIEAVKRGERKTNVAKMFNISRNSLDLWLKREAQTGDCQAITHFQKGCRHKITDWERFRAFAQQYGGKTQAQMAKLWGDKVTQQNISHALKKIGLTRKKTYGYREPDESKRQAFQARLKRIPYPQVVYVDEAGIDNRDDYPYGYCQRGKRFYALKCGKRTGRVSWIAALKLGKLFAPMTFVGSCNRDLFEQWLGECLVPQLHPGDVIVIDNASFHHSQTIEEIVTEAGCEIWYLPPYSPDLNKIEHWWSVLKNWMRQRWDEFDSVRDCVDAAFKQCPNVFA